One segment of Clavelina lepadiformis chromosome 2, kaClaLepa1.1, whole genome shotgun sequence DNA contains the following:
- the LOC143445413 gene encoding eukaryotic translation initiation factor 4H-like: MAYNDRGNYQGNYGHGGYRSRGGGRQSELPTQEPYTCFVGNLPHETVQGDIDLIFKDLKIRNVRMVRDKETDKFKGFCYVEFEDVDSLKEALEYNDAIFENRNLRVNIAENKRGGGRGGRGGRGSYQGGRGGGFGHQRQDYDQHGENRGGFSRGRGRGGHSDGHDGFQGGRYNNHDRGYGGGQDFGHSRGYSSRDRDYGRDRHVSRDQEFKQLSSDESSGRPRLQLKPRTVNAPVNAVANPNSSIFGGAKPREQNIAEKGLDDIEKQVEQKLVLQEPTHSEGMADEHSGKDE, from the exons ATGGCATATAACGATCGTGGAAATTATCAGGGAAA CTATGGTCACGGTGGATACAGATCACGTGGAGGTGGTAGACAATCTGAACTTCCTACCCAGGAGCCTTATACTTGCTTTGTTGGGAATTTGCCTCATGAAACTGTGCAGGGAGACATTGATCTTATTTTCAAAGATCTAAAG ATTCGTAATGTACGTATGGTAAGGGACAAGGAAACAGACAAGTTCAAAG GGTTTTGCTATGTTGAGTTTGAAGATGTGGACTCACTAAAAGAAGCATTGGAGTACAATGATGCG ATTTTTGAGAATAGAAACTTACGTGTGAACATAGCAGAAAACAAAAGAGGGGGTGGCCGAGGTGGTCGTGGTGGAAGAGGAAGCTATCAAGGAGGCAGGGGTGGAGGATTCG GGCATCAACGGCAAGACTACGACCAGCATGGTGAAAACCGTGGTGGATTTAGTCGTGGCCGTGGAAGAGGAGGTCATAGTGATGGTCATGATGGCTTCCAAGGCGGAAGGTATAACAATCATGATCGTGGTTATGGGGGCGGTCAAGATTTTGGACACAGCAGAGGTTACAGCAGTCGAGACAGAGATTATGGACGTGATCGACATGTGTCACGTGATCAAGAATTTAAACAACTATCATCAG atGAATCTAGTGGCAGACCCCGGCTTCAGTTAAAACCCCGAACCGTCAATGCACCTGTAAATGCGGTAGCCAATCCAAACTCTTCAATTTTTGGAGGTGCGAAACCTCGTGAACAAAATATTGCTGAGAAGGGTCTTGACGACATAGAAAAACAGGTGGAACAGAAGCTAGTTTTACAAGAACCAACGCATTCTGAAGGCATGGCAGATGAACATAGTGGAAAAGACGAGTGA